The DNA region AGCTGGTGTCCAACTTGACAGTGCTTGGCTACAGCAAACCTCTTCCGACGTTGAAGAAGCTTCAGATGGACTTTTACGACCGGATTGTTTACGGTTAGTCTTATATTTATCCAATTCCTCCAAGAATCTCACAAATTCCAATTTTTAGGTGCCGCCACAATGTTTGGCGTGAACTCGCTGTGCCACGTCGAGCCCACCGGTGACCTGAACATGGAGGCCATGTTTATGGACAACGAAACCGGTCGACGGTGCCGCAAGGAGATGTACGGTAACGAACGGTACCTGCGCTCGATGGAACAACTGCTGCCATTCTTCCAGAAGAAGGGAGCCTTCGCGGAGGACGCTTCCGTGTGTGCGGTTTCGAAGAAAACAgtttaaataaagtttaaaatcaaCAAGCAAGTCATTTTATTCAGCCATTTTCAAGAAGCCCCTCTCCCACATGAACGGAACCAGCTTCTCTAGCATGCTCTTAACTCGCGGATTGGAGTAAAAGCTCTTCCTGTATTCAAAACCAGCTTCGGTACTGGAGCCTAGCATTTCCATGTTGAGCTCCACCTCTGGGACCAGAATCATCAGGAGGCCCTCCATCGACATTAAACAGGCCAGGAATCCGTGCTGCCGGACATCTTCTTGAATATCTTGTAGTGTGGGAATCGTAGTTTTGgcgttcaaaacattcaaagatTTGGCCAATTCGCTGTGGTAGTGCTCAATAAGATGATCGAACTTGTCCGTGCGAACATCTAAAGCCGATAAGTTGATGATGGAATACAGCAGGTCCAAAGATGGTGAACCGTAGACTGCAATTTGGTAATCCAGCTAGAAGAAAACAGACATTTCATTCACTGATGACATTAAGAGAAAACCCTTCATACCAGCAGAACTTCAGTTTCACTGAACTGTAAATTGTTAACCCAAAGATCTCCATGGTTTAGCACGTTAAACTTAGCTGGATCCGGTTCAAGCAGTTTGCACAAGTAGGAGTACAGTTTACCTCtgtaaaaattctttaaaaaaggataaaattaccatatttaaaataatcagTAAAAGGTAAACTTACAAGTGCTTCCCTAACTTCCAAAGGGAAGCCCAAATCCTCCATAGCTTGGATGTAGGATTCTAATAGTGGTGCACAATAAGCCTCCATGTCTTCTTTCAGCTTCTCAGAAAAAATGCCCTCTTTAAAATCTTCCGGATATGGTCCATTctgaacaaaataatttaaatgtaatttaaaaCTTTCAATGCGATGATAAAATATTGTTACCTGTTCGTAGTAAACAACGGAAGCTGCATGAAACTTGGCCACTTTGCTAAGCACCTGTTCACAAAGCTCCAAACTCAACCCTTCAGTACGCTGCTTCATAGAGAAACCCTTGGACTTCAAATCTTCCATCACAATCACCGTGTATGGCGTAGAGACCGTTTTGAGTACCCTGAAAGTATCACAAACCAAGGCCGTTGATTAGTTTAAATTGGATGTTTTGCGTACATTGTTGCTATTCTACCATACCTGGGACCGAATTGAATTCCTGCTTCACCCCAAAACTCCTCAAATGCTGGTAGAAATGTCTCGTACATCTCAATCTCTTTGCTAAAAACAGCTAACTTTTCCACAAAGTCACCCCCAAATACCTTGCTAGACTTCTCCTTCACGATGTAGGACCGTGTTTGAACCACCCCGGCACCTCCGACTTGGAACTCCACCGCAGCTCGGTGCATCAGGGACATGTAGCCCTCGACCTTGGCGTTGGCGTTTGCAACCTGAACGTCGACCACGTGAACAACTTCGGAAGCATCCGCGTTCAAATCGGCCCGGACCACATCCTCGAAAAACTTGGCATTTCGCCAACATTCAGCGGATGGCGCGGAAGAGAGTTCACTACCCGTCGAGGTCATGCTCGATGTCCAGCTGATACACAACTGGTGACTTATCTAATGCTGCAGAACGAACTGATTAGGCCTTCGCGCCATATAGGCGGCAGGACGTGCGTGATAACAAACAGGTCGCATGGGGTGGTaccactgacgaactgacgtgccagcccataaatatttttgagaaaaatctgccgccgagtaatgatttttttttttaaatctgatttttggaaaaaatcgaccGCAGCTTttgaaacttagaaaaatatggagatatttggatttttttttaaacagaaatttttatttaaattttaattgaaaggttctttacatagtttttttataaagtgccccgttttcaagataaatccactacaatattaacaaaaaaaaaacaggtatttcatttagtttttttttttttcaaatagtttccATGATTGTCtatttctgaaaacatttttattcgcAAGGTTGAGAAAATTTTCGATAGCATTGAAGTTTAGACCTCTGGTTACTGCAATTCaacgaataaaagaaaaagaaacagtctcatccaaacagcctattatttttcaatactcTCTCAGAACAAATggtcattttttcaatgataaaaaacat from Culex quinquefasciatus strain JHB chromosome 3, VPISU_Cqui_1.0_pri_paternal, whole genome shotgun sequence includes:
- the LOC6043410 gene encoding uncharacterized protein LOC6043410, translating into MTSTGSELSSAPSAECWRNAKFFEDVVRADLNADASEVVHVVDVQVANANAKVEGYMSLMHRAAVEFQVGGAGVVQTRSYIVKEKSSKVFGGDFVEKLAVFSKEIEMYETFLPAFEEFWGEAGIQFGPRVLKTVSTPYTVIVMEDLKSKGFSMKQRTEGLSLELCEQVLSKVAKFHAASVVYYEQNGPYPEDFKEGIFSEKLKEDMEAYCAPLLESYIQAMEDLGFPLEVREALNFYRGKLYSYLCKLLEPDPAKFNVLNHGDLWVNNLQFSETEVLLLDYQIAVYGSPSLDLLYSIINLSALDVRTDKFDHLIEHYHSELAKSLNVLNAKTTIPTLQDIQEDVRQHGFLACLMSMEGLLMILVPEVELNMEMLGSSTEAGFEYRKSFYSNPRVKSMLEKLVPFMWERGFLKMAE